A segment of the Cohnella algarum genome:
ACCATGCCCGTCCATCAATGCCCCCGGAACGAAAAAAATCCCGCAACCCAAACCGACGGGCGATTCGGGCTTGCGGGACGCTTATCCGCTTCAGAGAGATGCCTGCGGATGGCCGCCGTCGTCCGCGGCGTCGCGATTTCGCATTTCATGCAGCATCATGCCGATATGAAGCTGAAGCCGATCCTTGCTGTTGTCGGCGCTCAGCTCCAGCAGCTCGTACGCTCGCTCCAGCCGGTACATGATCGTGTTGTAGTGCGCGAACATCGCTTCCGCGGTTAGCCTGGCATTTTCGTTATTGCGAAAATAGCACTTCAACGTTTTGACCAGCAGCGTATGGTGCTTGCGGTCGTACTCGATAAGCGGCTCCACGATGCGGTCCATGAATTCCTTGATTTCCTCCGATTCGGGAAGCAGGTACAACAGCTGGTAGACGCCCAGCTGCTTATAACGGATTTGCGGATCGCGAATGCCGCAAACGGAGCTGATGTAATGGATTTTGCGCGCCTGGTCGCAGCTTCGGTACACCTCCTCCGGACGTTCGACCGAATCGCCGACGCAGAGCGACAGTTCCGATTTCAGCTCCGTATGAAAGCCGGCCTCCAGTTCGCGGACGATCCGGTCCAACTGCCCCTGCAGCTTCGCCCCTTTCTCTCGGGCCGCAAGGAACACCAGCTGCCCGTCCAGCAGCGTGACGTAAAGGCCTTCCCGCTCCGGCACCGTCCGGCGGAATTGCTTCGCGGCTTTTTGCAGCTGTCGAACGTCCACGGTCCGATCCAGCCACCGGACGGCGATCGCGCTGTAGCTTTGTCCGTCCGCGATTTTGCAGCCGCACGCTTCGGCCCTCGACATCAAATCCTGAACGGCCACGATTCGCCCGGTCAACCAATCGCTCAAAAACTGGTCGACGTATTTATACTCGACCTCGCGCCGCGCATGCAGGTTGGCCATTTCCAGGCTGACAAGAACCCCGACGCGATCGAGCGTCAACCGGTCGGCCATGCTCAGCTCCTGATTCCATTCGAGCAGCAGCAGGCTGCAGGCGTCCGAACGGCTGTCCGCGGCGGAAATGTAAACCCGGATCTTGCGCGAACCGACGGTCATGTAATTGACGCCCAGCTGAATCTCCTGGCACAGCCGCGCCCACTCCGGCGAATCGCTCCGCCACGGGAACAGTCCGGCCGCACGCGGCGAAAAATAAAGTTCGTTCGCCCCGTCCAGCAGCACGACCGGATTGTGCAGCATTTCGTCCAGCTCGCGCAAAAAATCGTCGATGCCGCCGCCGTACAGCAGCTGCTCCGACATTTTTTGAAACCGGTTCTGGAGCAGCGAAAGCTGTCTCGCCTCCTGCACGAGCACCCGTTCCATCACTTCGCGGACGACGTCCGAAAACGACGTCGAAAGCGGGAGCTCGATGATCGGAAAGTCGAACTGTTCCGCCATCCCCAGCACCCGCTCCGGAATCCGGTCGATATAACGCTTCGTTTTGATGCCGAGAGCCGCGACCCCCCGCTCGGCGAGCTGGGGAATCATATCGGCGATCTGCTCCGGCCGGTCGCGAAACGGAAATCCGCTTGTGACCAGAAATTCGCCGGAGCGGACCCAGTCGATGACGTCCGGCACCTCCATGACGTTCACGCGGTTGATCGCGCGATCCATCCCTTTATGCCCGGCCAGCACGACGGCGTGCTGCAGATGGGGATGAGCAGGAGGTCCCGGCACGTAAACGTCAGGTTTTCGTTAATCATGCGCCGTCCGGCTTCGGATAGTCCGAACTGACGATTTCGGTGTTGAAGAAGGAGTTCGCCGGAACGTTCGGCTCGACCGGCAGAAAGATGCTGATCTGCTCGCTCGGCGCATCGCCGGCGTTCGCGACGGAATGGACGACCCCCGCCGGCACGAGAAACGTGTCTCCCGCCCCGTAATCCTTCCACGTCCCGTTGCACAGCAGCTTCACTTTGCCGGCCGTCACGTGGATGATTTCCGCCACATCGTGAAAGTGGGGAAGCACGGCTCCGCCGACGCCGATTTTCTCCCACAAAATCGAGCTGGACCGGATCCCCAGCGCATCCGCGTCCGCCGCGCTGCAAATTTCTTTATGGTACAGATGCACGTGATTGGGCATCAATTCCCATGTCATGTCCTTGTTTTCGAGTACCTTCGTTTCGGCCGTTTGCGTCTGGTTCATGTTCGTCGTCTCCCCGTTCGGATGATGGATGATGCATGATGAATGGAAAAAGCGCTATGCGCCATAAAAGCAAGAAGACCTTCAGTTCGTGTTTCGCCTGAAAATGACCGCGACCGGCCCGCCGCCCGGCGGCCCCTGATGCTCGGCTCCGCCGGACACGTAAATCATCGGGTCGCCGCACAGGGAGGCCAGCACCGCCCCCACCGCCGCGCGGGCATGGCGGGTATGGTTGATGTCCGAGTCGTTCAGCATCGTATGCCGCCGGCCGCGGATCAAGCCCGACGGATCGGCTTCGGCCTTCGCGAGCACCTGCACGACCTCGGCCGACGCGTTCTCCCGCAGCAGCGACAGCAGCGAAGCCCCGTCGATCGCGTCCTTCATGACGCCGTGGCTCATATACAAGTCTCCGGCCGCCTCGGCGGAATTGCCGAACACGATCACTTCGCAGCAGGCCAGCTCGCTGCCGGCCGATGTCGAAGCGACGCCGCTGTATTTGCTCCAGTCCGCGCAGACGTCGGCTTCCCCGACCTCCCCTTCGCCGAGCTCGCCGAGCGCGATCGCCGCCCCGAGCGCGGAGGCGCCGCGGGAATAGCCCATCGATTTGTACGTATCGTCGACGATCGGCTCGACGCCGCGGCTTCGCGCGTCCAGCATGCCCGCGGCCGTCAGCAGCGGACATTTGATCTGCACGAAATGCACGTCCGCGGCATCCGCGATTCGCGCGTCGGCCATCGCTTTCCGCACCGCGCTCGCCACCTCGCGGATTTGCGCCTCGCGCCCGAGCTCCTCGGGCCGAAAATCCCGGGTGTGAACGACGCCGACCGCCAGCGATTTCGTTCCGTCCGCCGCGGCCTCTTCCCCGGCGGAGCGAACGGACCGGCTGATGACCGTATGATGCGGCGCCAGCACGCCCTCGGTGCCGCCCGACATGATATAGGAAATGCTGCCCGCCGCTTCCTCCCCTACGTAGCCGGAGAAGAAGCTCTTTAGCGTCCGAACCGCATATCCGCGGGTAAAATCGTTGACGCAGCCGTTGCCCTCCGTTTTGCCGAGCACGGCGATCACCCGCGAGGGGACGATGTCCCCTTGATCGATCAACCGTTTCAGTTCGGACGTATCGTCCGGCGAAGCGATCGGTACTTTAACGACGGATATGTTCATGCCGCTTCATCCACCTTTTGCCAGAAAATCAATTTTTTCTCGAGCCAGGACAGAATCCCGAACAGGATGAGCCCGCAAACGGCTGCCGCGGCGATCGCCGAGAACATGACCGGCGTGTCCAGATGGTAGGACGACACCAGCACCATGTAGCCGAGCCCTTTGCTTGCACCGACGAATTCGCCGACGATCGCGCCGACGATGGCGAGCGAGCTGGAAATTTTGAGCGCGGACATGACGTAAGGCAGACTGTTCGGCAGGCGCAGCTTCCAGAAAATTTCCCAGCGGCTGCCCTTGTATGCGGTGAAGAGCTCCCAGGCTTCGTGCTCCACCGCTTTCAGCCCTTTGACGCTGTTGACCAGAATAGGGAAAAAGCAAATGATCATCGAAGCGGCGACCTTGGACCAATATCCCGTGCCGAGCCAGATGACGAGCAGCGGAGCGAGCGCGACGACCGGCGTCGTCTTAAGCGCGATCGCCAGCGGGAACATCCCCTTTTCAACCGGACGCGAATGGACGAAAATGACGGCCGTCACGAAGCCGAGAACGTTGGCGAGCAGAAAGCCGAGCAAAGCCTCGAACATCGTCACCCCCATGTTGCTCAGCAGATCGGCGCCAATCACCTGCACGACATCGCTCGGCGCCGGCAGTAAATACAGCGGCAAATCGAAAATCAAAACCGCGGCTTCCCACAGAATAAGAAGGCCGAGAGCGTAGACGACGGGATACATGATGTCTTTCGCTTTTGCGCTCATTGATCCTTGACCCGCTTTCTCAATTCTTTGACCGTCTGGATGAATTCCGGCAGCTCTTCCATTTCCACTTCGCGCGGATGCGAAAGCGGAACGGCAAGGATGTCTTCCACCCGCGCCGGGCGTTTGGACATCATCACGATCCGGTCGGACATGATCACGGATTCCTGAATCGAGTGCGTCACCATGACGACGGTCTGCAGACTGCTGTCCGGATTTTTCCACAGGCGGAGCAGCTCGAAATTAAGCTTTTCCCGCGTGAATTCGTCGAGCGCGCCGAACGGTTCGTCCATGAGCAGCACCGAAGGCTCCGCCGCCAGCGCCCGGGCGATGGCGATCCGCTGCTGCATCCCTCCGCTGAGCTGTCCCGGGAAGTGC
Coding sequences within it:
- a CDS encoding ABC transporter permease, giving the protein MSAKAKDIMYPVVYALGLLILWEAAVLIFDLPLYLLPAPSDVVQVIGADLLSNMGVTMFEALLGFLLANVLGFVTAVIFVHSRPVEKGMFPLAIALKTTPVVALAPLLVIWLGTGYWSKVAASMIICFFPILVNSVKGLKAVEHEAWELFTAYKGSRWEIFWKLRLPNSLPYVMSALKISSSLAIVGAIVGEFVGASKGLGYMVLVSSYHLDTPVMFSAIAAAAVCGLILFGILSWLEKKLIFWQKVDEAA
- a CDS encoding PucR family transcriptional regulator; this translates as MPGPPAHPHLQHAVVLAGHKGMDRAINRVNVMEVPDVIDWVRSGEFLVTSGFPFRDRPEQIADMIPQLAERGVAALGIKTKRYIDRIPERVLGMAEQFDFPIIELPLSTSFSDVVREVMERVLVQEARQLSLLQNRFQKMSEQLLYGGGIDDFLRELDEMLHNPVVLLDGANELYFSPRAAGLFPWRSDSPEWARLCQEIQLGVNYMTVGSRKIRVYISAADSRSDACSLLLLEWNQELSMADRLTLDRVGVLVSLEMANLHARREVEYKYVDQFLSDWLTGRIVAVQDLMSRAEACGCKIADGQSYSAIAVRWLDRTVDVRQLQKAAKQFRRTVPEREGLYVTLLDGQLVFLAAREKGAKLQGQLDRIVRELEAGFHTELKSELSLCVGDSVERPEEVYRSCDQARKIHYISSVCGIRDPQIRYKQLGVYQLLYLLPESEEIKEFMDRIVEPLIEYDRKHHTLLVKTLKCYFRNNENARLTAEAMFAHYNTIMYRLERAYELLELSADNSKDRLQLHIGMMLHEMRNRDAADDGGHPQASL
- a CDS encoding ring-opening amidohydrolase → MNISVVKVPIASPDDTSELKRLIDQGDIVPSRVIAVLGKTEGNGCVNDFTRGYAVRTLKSFFSGYVGEEAAGSISYIMSGGTEGVLAPHHTVISRSVRSAGEEAAADGTKSLAVGVVHTRDFRPEELGREAQIREVASAVRKAMADARIADAADVHFVQIKCPLLTAAGMLDARSRGVEPIVDDTYKSMGYSRGASALGAAIALGELGEGEVGEADVCADWSKYSGVASTSAGSELACCEVIVFGNSAEAAGDLYMSHGVMKDAIDGASLLSLLRENASAEVVQVLAKAEADPSGLIRGRRHTMLNDSDINHTRHARAAVGAVLASLCGDPMIYVSGGAEHQGPPGGGPVAVIFRRNTN
- a CDS encoding cupin domain-containing protein, translating into MNQTQTAETKVLENKDMTWELMPNHVHLYHKEICSAADADALGIRSSSILWEKIGVGGAVLPHFHDVAEIIHVTAGKVKLLCNGTWKDYGAGDTFLVPAGVVHSVANAGDAPSEQISIFLPVEPNVPANSFFNTEIVSSDYPKPDGA